A genomic region of Sebaldella sp. S0638 contains the following coding sequences:
- a CDS encoding C40 family peptidase, translating to MKKVCVFLFLAVSIFCFSKKTYDETKFRQELINWASSKVGADYSMENRWGENTYDCSSFISRGLREVGITSISGKKSDYGTTARGLYNSSGQKMEKDDYESLKPGDIVHFSPLVSTTTGHVGIVIRNLGKGRVEVIDARGTIFGVVRRVTDLSKSKRYLGATSAAQILKNNGYTPVNPNGTLIIPKKAFHLSPVDLAVIFAGSFIMLLIVIKIIRALRKAKRLKAGR from the coding sequence TTGAAAAAAGTTTGCGTATTTTTATTTTTAGCAGTTAGTATATTTTGTTTTTCAAAAAAAACTTATGATGAGACTAAATTCAGACAGGAATTAATAAACTGGGCTTCTTCCAAAGTAGGGGCAGATTATAGTATGGAAAACCGCTGGGGTGAAAATACTTATGACTGTTCGAGCTTCATAAGCAGAGGATTGAGAGAGGTAGGAATAACATCTATTTCAGGTAAAAAATCAGATTACGGGACAACGGCAAGAGGTCTGTATAACAGCAGCGGACAGAAAATGGAAAAGGATGATTACGAATCCCTGAAACCCGGAGATATAGTTCACTTCTCACCTCTTGTATCCACGACAACAGGGCATGTGGGAATAGTAATAAGGAATCTCGGCAAAGGCAGGGTAGAGGTAATAGACGCAAGAGGAACAATTTTCGGGGTAGTAAGAAGGGTTACGGATTTATCAAAAAGTAAAAGATATCTGGGAGCTACGAGTGCTGCACAGATTTTGAAAAACAACGGCTATACTCCTGTTAATCCAAACGGCACGCTTATTATTCCTAAAAAAGCTTTCCATTTAAGCCCTGTGGACTTAGCTGTGATTTTTGCCGGTAGTTTTATTATGCTGCTCATAGTAATAAAAATAATAAGAGCACTCAGAAAAGCAAAAAGATTAAAAGCAGGCAGATAA
- a CDS encoding TetR/AcrR family transcriptional regulator, translating into MIETKDKILLGMLDLIAETGLEKASIGRLCKKIKVSPGNVYFYFASKVELLNTLYHYCIADLMESLNLETYINISKEAEYSEYTTLMEKLVKNIIIFYRANPNMLNFVITSKSSCYLSDEIKKGRFKGTVTLNSFWEKSIDRGIIKDVSTEFILAFMLGVVYEFMKEDIIFQNISLDDNKIDMLNDLIWSGLLVENRVIS; encoded by the coding sequence ATGATAGAAACAAAAGATAAAATTTTGTTAGGAATGCTGGATTTAATTGCTGAAACAGGATTGGAGAAAGCATCTATAGGGAGATTATGCAAAAAAATAAAGGTCAGTCCGGGGAATGTATATTTTTATTTCGCCAGTAAGGTAGAGTTGCTGAATACACTTTACCATTATTGTATTGCCGATTTAATGGAGTCACTGAATCTGGAAACCTATATAAATATTTCCAAAGAAGCAGAGTATTCAGAATATACTACTCTTATGGAGAAACTGGTAAAAAATATCATTATTTTTTACAGGGCAAATCCTAATATGCTGAACTTTGTTATAACTTCAAAAAGTTCTTGCTATCTTTCCGATGAGATAAAAAAAGGACGTTTTAAGGGAACTGTTACTCTTAATTCATTCTGGGAGAAAAGTATAGACAGAGGAATTATTAAAGATGTAAGTACAGAGTTTATACTTGCTTTCATGCTGGGTGTTGTTTACGAATTTATGAAAGAAGACATTATTTTCCAGAATATTTCACTGGATGACAATAAGATCGATATGCTGAATGATCTTATCTGGTCTGGACTGCTTGTAGAAAACAGGGTTATATCATAA
- the thiI gene encoding tRNA uracil 4-sulfurtransferase ThiI, with translation MYNALGISYGELALKGKNRGNFERILNTRIRNILKGTDYKLTIDSSKLYILSDQENIDEIIRKIKKIFGIVLISPSVRVENDEDEIKKAVLEIAERAYDSGARNFKVDVKRNNKKFQKKSMDFAKELGGHILVNSKFEHVKMKNADVTIYLEIRNSTYICTEKIKTYGGLPLGTTGKGLVLLSGGIDSPVAAFMMAKRGMFVNAVTFHSFPFTSTQALEKVKDLSEILSLYIPKTRLFSMNILKIQQEINQKTNKDLATILTRRVMMRLAERLAKDRGFGALITGESLGQVASQTIGGLTCTNASVKDIPVFRPLIGMDKTEIINIATEIDTYEKSIEPYEDSCVIFAPKHPVTNPKLENVLIEEEKIEDYNELMEEIYNNMEIFTFE, from the coding sequence ATGTATAATGCTTTAGGGATAAGCTACGGAGAACTGGCTTTAAAAGGAAAAAACAGAGGAAATTTTGAGAGAATACTGAACACAAGAATAAGAAATATACTAAAAGGAACAGATTATAAATTGACAATAGACAGTTCAAAATTATATATATTGTCAGATCAGGAAAATATAGACGAAATAATAAGAAAAATAAAAAAAATATTTGGGATAGTGCTTATTTCACCGTCTGTCCGTGTGGAAAATGATGAAGACGAGATAAAGAAAGCTGTTTTGGAAATTGCTGAAAGGGCTTATGACAGCGGAGCAAGAAATTTTAAGGTAGACGTAAAAAGAAATAATAAAAAATTCCAGAAAAAATCAATGGATTTTGCAAAAGAGCTGGGCGGACATATTCTTGTAAACAGCAAGTTTGAACATGTGAAAATGAAAAATGCAGATGTAACAATATATCTTGAGATAAGAAACAGTACATATATCTGCACTGAAAAAATAAAAACATACGGCGGACTTCCTCTAGGAACTACAGGAAAAGGACTGGTGCTTCTTTCAGGAGGAATAGACAGTCCGGTAGCTGCTTTTATGATGGCAAAAAGAGGAATGTTTGTAAATGCTGTTACATTTCACAGTTTTCCGTTTACCAGCACTCAGGCATTGGAAAAAGTAAAGGATCTTTCTGAAATTCTGTCGCTTTATATACCAAAGACAAGACTTTTTTCAATGAATATACTAAAAATACAGCAGGAAATAAATCAGAAAACTAATAAAGATCTGGCTACTATTCTTACAAGAAGAGTGATGATGAGACTGGCAGAAAGACTTGCTAAAGACAGAGGATTCGGTGCCTTAATAACAGGGGAAAGTCTTGGTCAGGTGGCGAGCCAGACAATAGGCGGACTTACATGTACCAATGCTTCAGTAAAGGATATTCCCGTTTTCAGACCGCTTATAGGTATGGATAAGACTGAGATTATAAATATTGCTACAGAGATAGATACATATGAAAAATCAATAGAACCATATGAGGATTCATGTGTGATTTTTGCACCAAAACATCCCGTGACTAATCCAAAGCTGGAAAATGTACTGATTGAAGAGGAAAAAATCGAAGATTATAATGAACTTATGGAAGAAATATATAATAATATGGAAATTTTTACTTTTGAATAA